The nucleotide sequence TCTTCTCAAAAGCTTAGCTCCAATGGTAATTCAGCCAAAGGAACCAATTGATTTAACACAAAACCAGCTGATGGAGTTTTACGAAGCTGCTGCTAAGATTTTGGGGAGAGAAAACGTTGGATTGAGCTTTCAAGTTCATAAGTACTTGAATGTTTTGTGAGTGCTTTTCTCAAATATTATCATCCAGATTACTCCGAATAATTTAAAAGACTAGATTGTGCTATAGTGTCATGTGGATATGTTTGCCAAGAGTAAACAATTGGGTGATTCATATGGATCCATCGTCATTGCTAGCGGTACTGTTTGTGATAATCATCGTACTGCTGCTGTGGGATAGTGTTAAAAGGTATGAGTTTGAAAAGGACGAGGTAAGGACAGTTGTATTATTTGTGGCTGTGCTCTTTCCTTTGATTCTTGCATATATTTATTTTGAAGAAAACGAACTTTTAAGTTTTGTAATCGCATTGCTTATCCTTGCAGCTCTGATTTGGAGCGTTTGGAAATCTTTAAAATCTATAAAGCTAGAAAGGATTGCTAAAAATCTTGACAAGTTCTACAGAACTAACACACTTAATGGGCTTATCTTTGGAGTTGCGATGCTCATTCAGTGGCATTTGATGGGTAGTCCGCTTTTCGCTGTTCTCGGTATACTGTGGTTTGCAGTTAGTGCTTTTGCCATGTTAAGGAAAGCTGAAGCAGTGATTGCTACTATTGGGGGCATGTTTATAATTCTCGGCATCATTCTTCTTACCTTCCATGACCTTCTGATGAAAGTTTTCGGAGTTGGAATGATTATGTACAGTTTTGTATCCATTAAAACTGCTAAGGAGGTGAGGGAATGGAAAAGAAGAGAATTATAATCGTGACAGGATGGATGTTGTTACTAATCTTGTTTGAGCTCCTCTCACTATATCTCCAAGATCAGGGAGAAGAGTTATTGGCAAAGCTTTTCGCTATAGCGATGCTTGTGGTAATGCTTGTTGGTGCTTATCTGTTAGCTAAAAGCGACGTAGAACTTCCACAAATTCGGAATGAAAAAGCTAAGTCTATTTTAATAGCTCTACCGATTATTCTCGCTATATCTCTCGGACTTACAGAAGGCGACAAAATTTATGCTATAGTCGGGATTTTAATTGTGCTCTCATTGATACTAGAAAGGTTTGAGAGCCCATTATTAGATAGCCTATCCTCAATTTTTGTAATGATTGGAGGCGCTCTTATAGCTTTTCAATGGATTACAGCTAGAGAATATGTGGCTAAGATAGCGGGGCTGTTTATGATTGGCATAGTAGGAATTGCAAGTGGAATATTGTTATACGTTACAATAAGGGGGCACAGACATAGAAGTTAAGAGAGTCTTAATAAAAATCGTGCTAGTTATATCACTATTGCTTCTAGTTGCAGGTTTGGTTAGTGTTTTCAACACCTTTAATTCCTCCAGAGAGAGCGGGATTGCTAGGCAGTGTTATGGGGGTAAGCTCTGTCCAAGTATTGGTAGGACAGTTAAAATTTTATAATAGACAAAATTAGCTCACCTTAGGCGATGATGTAGATTGGCCTTTGGGGTATTGATGCCCGGGATCGACGTAGCTGAGCCTTCACAATAATCCAACCTCTGCAAGTGCAAATTCAATCTCTTGAACAGCCTGCTCATCAAGTAGCAGGGAGGGCATCCTTGGATAACCAACGTTTAAGCCGAGCATGTTCATAGCTTCCTTTATTGCACTTATCTGATTGTATTTTTTCACAAGAACTTCATTGAGGTAGTTTATCATCAATTGCAGACGTTTAGCTCTATCATATTTCTTTTCAAGAAAAGCAGTGTAAAGCTCAACACATAAGCGGGGAGCAACATTTGCAACAGCTATAACCGCACCATGAGCCCCTAATGCCAAGGCAGGATAAATTAAATCAGCTGTTCCAGCTAAGATGCTCATGTCTTCGCCAAGCCTTCTGATAAGCTCACCTATCCTCCCAATTGAGCCACTTGAATCTTTAATCCCCACTATGTTTGAATATTCTTCAACTAAACGCTCAATAATTTTAATTGGAATGTTTATACCAGTAAATTTGGGAACATTGTAAATCAGAATTGGGGCTTCAACGCTCTGAGCTATTGCAGAATAGTGAGCAAAAAGTTCCTTTTCGTTGGGCTTGAAGTAGTAAGGTGGTGCTATCAAAAGGGCATCTACACCA is from Thermococcus paralvinellae and encodes:
- the dapA gene encoding 4-hydroxy-tetrahydrodipicolinate synthase, giving the protein MIEGIYVPHVTPFDEDEEINEEALRDLIHYFENAKVSGFVTLGSNGEFPYLNFEEKLRVLKIVCEETNLPVIAGVTENSTRETIRLAKEAWNLGVDALLIAPPYYFKPNEKELFAHYSAIAQSVEAPILIYNVPKFTGINIPIKIIERLVEEYSNIVGIKDSSGSIGRIGELIRRLGEDMSILAGTADLIYPALALGAHGAVIAVANVAPRLCVELYTAFLEKKYDRAKRLQLMINYLNEVLVKKYNQISAIKEAMNMLGLNVGYPRMPSLLLDEQAVQEIEFALAEVGLL